Proteins from a genomic interval of Candidatus Binatia bacterium:
- a CDS encoding GNAT family N-acetyltransferase — MPHAVPPAAHTPIDITDDRARLDVTRILALYEDTWWAKGRSVDAVRRALEHSHPVVTAWEAGQLVGFARVISDLTFRATIWDVIVRPSHRRRGIGLSMMRFVLDHPDLRSVSHFLLLTADKHGFYERLGFMPEREMTMMLRR; from the coding sequence ATGCCGCACGCAGTACCTCCGGCCGCGCACACGCCCATCGACATCACGGACGATCGCGCGCGCCTCGACGTGACCCGGATTCTCGCGCTGTACGAAGACACGTGGTGGGCCAAGGGCCGCTCGGTGGATGCCGTTCGCCGCGCCCTCGAGCATTCCCACCCGGTGGTGACGGCCTGGGAGGCCGGCCAGCTGGTCGGTTTCGCCCGCGTCATCTCCGACCTCACGTTCCGCGCGACGATCTGGGACGTGATCGTGCGGCCCTCGCACCGGCGACGTGGAATCGGCCTCTCGATGATGCGATTCGTGCTCGATCACCCCGATCTGCGATCGGTATCCCACTTTCTCCTGCTCACGGCGGACAAGCACGGTTTCTACGAGCGGCTGGGCTTCATGCCGGAGCGGGAGATGACGATGATGCTCCGCCGCTAG
- a CDS encoding glutamine synthetase family protein, translated as MDGLKSAKDVVKFCEEQDVEMIHLWFVDILGQLKSVAITRRELATALDEGVGVDGSSVEGFARIYESDLVAMPDPSTFQLLPWKVNNEHAGRMICDILNPDGSAYAGDTRYVLKRALKKLDKEGYTFYLGPELEYFYFRSLKDRSLLDAAGYFDQTPDDLGTELRSKTVEALQAMEISVEASHHEVAHSQHEIDLRYSEALKMADQTITYRYVVKEIARQNGCYATFMPKPVHGQNGSGMHVHQSLFKGGKNVFFDSKDKHHLSKAGRAYLAGILQHMREIASVTNQWVNSYKRLVPGFEAPVYIAWGQRNRSALVRVPMYKPGKEKATRIELRCPDPACNPYLAFSVMLAAGLKGMDAALTLRPPIEEDIYEMDAAERKKNGIESLPGSLIEAVELTEKSRLVKDALGEHVFQKFVENKRIEWDNYRTYVTDYELNEYYPIL; from the coding sequence ATGGATGGGTTGAAGTCGGCGAAGGACGTGGTGAAGTTCTGCGAGGAGCAGGACGTCGAGATGATCCACCTGTGGTTCGTGGACATCCTCGGTCAGCTGAAGAGCGTCGCGATCACGCGCCGCGAGCTGGCCACCGCCCTGGACGAGGGCGTGGGCGTCGACGGCTCCTCGGTCGAGGGCTTTGCGCGCATCTACGAAAGCGATCTCGTCGCGATGCCGGACCCCTCCACGTTCCAGCTCCTCCCCTGGAAGGTCAACAACGAGCACGCGGGACGGATGATCTGCGACATCTTGAACCCGGACGGCTCGGCATACGCCGGCGACACCCGCTACGTCCTGAAGCGCGCGCTGAAGAAGCTGGACAAGGAAGGCTACACGTTCTACCTGGGCCCGGAGCTGGAGTACTTCTACTTCCGGTCGCTCAAAGATCGCTCGCTCCTGGACGCCGCCGGCTACTTCGACCAGACCCCCGACGATCTCGGCACCGAGCTCCGCTCCAAGACGGTGGAGGCGCTCCAGGCCATGGAGATCTCGGTCGAGGCGTCGCACCACGAGGTGGCGCACAGCCAGCACGAGATCGATCTCCGCTACTCCGAAGCGCTCAAGATGGCCGACCAGACGATCACCTACCGCTACGTCGTGAAGGAGATCGCCCGCCAGAACGGGTGCTACGCCACGTTCATGCCGAAGCCGGTGCACGGGCAGAACGGGAGCGGGATGCACGTCCACCAGTCGCTCTTCAAGGGCGGCAAGAACGTCTTCTTCGACTCCAAGGACAAGCACCACCTGTCCAAGGCGGGGCGCGCCTACCTGGCGGGGATCCTTCAGCACATGCGGGAGATCGCCTCGGTCACCAACCAGTGGGTCAACTCGTACAAGCGTCTGGTGCCGGGATTCGAGGCGCCGGTCTACATCGCCTGGGGTCAGCGGAACCGTTCGGCCCTGGTCCGGGTACCCATGTACAAACCCGGTAAGGAGAAGGCCACCCGGATCGAGCTTCGCTGTCCGGATCCGGCCTGCAACCCCTACCTCGCGTTCTCGGTCATGCTCGCGGCGGGTCTCAAGGGGATGGACGCGGCGCTCACGCTCCGCCCCCCCATCGAGGAGGACATCTACGAGATGGACGCCGCCGAGCGGAAGAAGAACGGCATCGAGAGCCTTCCGGGGAGCCTGATCGAGGCGGTCGAGCTGACCGAGAAGTCGCGCCTGGTGAAGGACGCCCTGGGCGAGCACGTCTTCCAGAAATTCGTCGAGAACAAGCGGATCGAGTGGGACAATTACCGGACCTACGTCACCGATTACGAGCTCAATGAATACTATCCGATTCTCTAA
- a CDS encoding TlpA disulfide reductase family protein, with the protein MAGSSSSAGRALRGAARLVLAGILGAAMASCGAPSGKTGAGSGPAAVSHGEVGSQAPEFTLPDMAGNQVASSSLKGKVLILDFWATWCGPCKMEVPHLVNLQAKYRDQGLAIVGVSLDAGGARDVKPFADEHDVNYTMLIGNEEIARTYGNINAIPTTFVIDRDGKIVQRFIGYTAPEMFEQTIKPLLAAQPLPKAS; encoded by the coding sequence GTGGCGGGCTCGTCGTCTTCGGCCGGCCGCGCCCTTCGGGGCGCGGCACGGCTCGTTCTGGCCGGCATCCTGGGAGCGGCCATGGCCTCCTGCGGCGCCCCGTCGGGCAAGACGGGCGCGGGCAGCGGCCCGGCGGCCGTCTCGCATGGGGAAGTGGGCTCGCAGGCGCCCGAATTCACGCTCCCCGACATGGCCGGCAACCAGGTCGCCTCTTCCTCGCTCAAGGGGAAGGTCCTGATCCTGGACTTCTGGGCCACCTGGTGCGGTCCCTGCAAGATGGAAGTCCCCCACCTGGTGAACCTCCAGGCCAAGTACCGCGACCAGGGCCTCGCCATCGTCGGGGTGTCGCTGGACGCGGGCGGTGCGCGGGACGTGAAGCCGTTCGCCGACGAACACGACGTCAACTACACCATGCTGATCGGCAACGAAGAGATCGCGCGGACGTACGGCAACATCAACGCGATCCCCACCACGTTCGTCATCGATCGCGACGGCAAGATCGTGCAGCGCTTCATCGGCTACACCGCGCCGGAGATGTTCGAGCAGACGATCAAGCCGCTGCTCGCGGCGCAGCCGCTCCCCAAGGCGAGCTGA
- a CDS encoding cytochrome c biogenesis protein CcdA: MFETQLPQISLVAAFLAGVVSFVSPCVLPLVPSYVTFITGVSFDELTAQKQSARVRRLTILHSLAFIVGFSIVFISLGATATATGQFLREHQDTLRRAGGVLIIIFGIYLTGILPIPALSRERKFQLTQKPLGLLGSVLVGVTFAAGWTPCIGPILASILLYASTAKTVGTGVLLLTVYSLGLGVPFFLASLGLNSFLAASSRLRRSLRTIEIVSGVILIAFGIALVTNLFTYFVSFLSRFLPALG; encoded by the coding sequence ATGTTCGAGACCCAGCTCCCGCAGATCTCGCTGGTCGCCGCGTTTCTCGCCGGCGTGGTCTCGTTCGTCTCTCCCTGCGTGCTTCCGCTGGTGCCCTCGTACGTCACGTTCATCACCGGGGTCTCGTTCGATGAGCTGACCGCGCAGAAGCAGAGCGCGCGCGTGCGGCGCCTCACCATTCTCCATTCGCTCGCCTTCATCGTGGGTTTCTCGATCGTGTTCATCTCCCTGGGGGCGACGGCCACGGCGACCGGGCAGTTCCTCCGGGAGCACCAGGACACCCTTCGGCGGGCGGGCGGCGTCCTCATCATCATCTTCGGGATCTACCTGACCGGGATCCTTCCGATCCCGGCCCTCTCGCGGGAGCGGAAATTCCAGCTCACGCAGAAGCCGCTCGGGCTGTTGGGATCGGTGCTGGTCGGGGTCACCTTCGCGGCGGGATGGACCCCCTGTATCGGTCCGATCCTCGCCTCGATCCTTCTCTACGCCAGCACCGCCAAGACCGTGGGGACCGGCGTGCTCCTCCTGACGGTCTACTCGCTCGGCCTCGGCGTGCCGTTCTTCCTGGCGTCGCTCGGCCTCAATTCGTTCCTGGCTGCATCGAGCCGCCTGCGCCGTTCACTTCGCACGATCGAGATCGTCTCGGGAGTCATCCTCATTGCATTCGGCATCGCGCTCGTCACCAATCTCTTCACCTATTTCGTCTCGTTCCTCTCGCGCTTCCTTCCCGCCCTCGGATAG
- a CDS encoding HD domain-containing phosphohydrolase — MNEVARSLVPFHSDSLALHQVADGMRRLLQPDGIAILTRERPGECLFRYADGSLAEWSGYVLSGSSAELMEALFLLDSVTLFHRKQRSPWAREFLYAEGTTWGAIAPIQAHGENLGAVLLNHGTPLRFRAEQTAALQTLATLAGVAILEDRHRVHLEDLFMSVIVSLTMALEAKDPYTEGHSVRVAAYSEAIGKQLGLPPAQLDMIHRSCLVHDIGKIAVDENILGKRDALDVSEREKMDMHTLIGESILRPIALLHPLLPGVRSHHEHFDGTGYPDGLVGEEIPIEARIMAVADAFDAMTSTRPYREALPEEDALAELKKHAGSHFDPRVVGAFEEIYPAVKRTLEHMRPRIEARAPRQEIGK, encoded by the coding sequence GTGAACGAAGTCGCCCGCTCCCTCGTTCCCTTCCATTCCGACAGCCTGGCGCTGCACCAGGTGGCCGATGGAATGCGCCGCCTGCTCCAGCCCGACGGGATCGCGATCCTCACCCGCGAACGTCCCGGCGAGTGCCTCTTCCGCTACGCCGACGGGTCGCTGGCCGAATGGTCGGGCTACGTGCTCTCGGGCTCGAGCGCCGAGCTGATGGAGGCGCTCTTCCTCCTGGACTCGGTCACGCTGTTCCATCGGAAGCAGCGCTCTCCCTGGGCGCGCGAGTTCCTGTATGCCGAGGGGACGACCTGGGGCGCGATCGCGCCGATCCAGGCCCACGGCGAGAATCTGGGCGCGGTGCTGCTCAACCACGGTACGCCGCTGCGCTTCCGGGCCGAGCAGACCGCGGCGCTCCAGACCCTGGCGACGCTGGCGGGCGTGGCGATCCTCGAAGACCGCCACCGCGTGCACCTGGAAGACCTCTTCATGAGCGTGATCGTCTCGCTCACGATGGCGCTGGAAGCGAAGGACCCGTATACCGAGGGGCATTCCGTGCGCGTCGCGGCCTACTCCGAGGCGATCGGGAAGCAGCTGGGCCTTCCGCCGGCGCAGCTCGACATGATCCACCGCTCCTGCCTGGTCCACGACATCGGAAAGATCGCCGTCGACGAGAACATCCTGGGAAAGCGCGACGCACTGGACGTGAGCGAGCGGGAGAAGATGGACATGCACACGCTGATCGGCGAGAGCATCCTCCGGCCGATCGCGCTGCTGCATCCCCTGCTGCCCGGCGTGCGGAGCCATCACGAGCATTTCGACGGCACCGGCTACCCCGACGGTCTCGTCGGGGAAGAGATCCCGATCGAGGCGCGGATCATGGCCGTCGCCGACGCCTTCGACGCCATGACGTCGACACGCCCCTACCGCGAGGCGCTGCCCGAAGAGGACGCGCTGGCCGAGCTGAAGAAGCACGCGGGCAGCCATTTCGATCCGCGCGTCGTGGGTGCGTTCGAGGAGATCTATCCGGCGGTGAAGCGCACGCTGGAGCACATGCGGCCGAGGATCGAGGCGCGCGCCCCGAGGCAGGAGATCGGGAAGTAG
- a CDS encoding ATP-binding protein — protein sequence MGAPHGSPSLNNENAVRLVIGSRFENLAVVHALIEGIARERKIDEDTTQALLYAVIEAGTNAIQHGNVFAEDKSVTFEFHLEDGTLVVQVDDRGKGFDPTKVGNPTDESSLLETHGRGIFLMKQLVDDVSFDVRPDHGTTVRLRKALAK from the coding sequence ATGGGCGCGCCCCACGGGTCACCCTCCCTGAACAACGAAAACGCCGTCCGCCTGGTGATCGGGAGCCGCTTCGAGAACCTCGCGGTGGTGCATGCCCTGATCGAAGGAATCGCGCGCGAGCGCAAGATCGACGAGGACACCACCCAGGCCCTCCTCTACGCCGTCATCGAAGCCGGCACCAACGCCATCCAGCATGGAAACGTGTTCGCCGAGGACAAGTCGGTGACGTTCGAGTTTCATCTGGAGGATGGAACGCTGGTCGTGCAGGTGGACGATCGCGGGAAGGGCTTCGACCCCACCAAGGTGGGCAACCCCACCGACGAATCCTCGCTGCTCGAGACCCACGGACGCGGGATCTTTCTCATGAAGCAGCTGGTGGACGACGTGTCCTTCGACGTGCGCCCCGATCACGGGACGACAGTGCGGTTGCGGAAGGCGCTGGCGAAGTAG